The genomic stretch AGTCGCGCTGCAGTGTCGAGCTGCTCACTGGAATAGCGATGAAGGTCGAAACCGAACAACTGGATCAAGGCGAGATCGCCCTTTCCTTCGAGGTGGAGGACGCGCGGGTCGAGCGCGCGATGGATGCCGCGTATCGACGGGTGGCGAACCGCGTCGACATCGCGGGGTTTCGGCGTGGAAAGGCTCCGAGACCTCTCGTCGAACGCGTGATTGGTCGCGAATCCCTGATGCAGGAAGCTCTCAACCAGCTCTTGCCAGAGGTCTACGAAGAAGCGCTGCGTGAAACGAACATCCAGGCGATCTCGGAGCCAGAATTCGACGTCGAGAGTCTCAGCCCGTTTCGTGCCAAGGCAACGGTGCTGGTTCAGCCCAACGTTGCGCTCGGTGCCTACGAATCGATCAAGCGGGAGCCGACGTCCGTCACCGTCTCAGAGGACGAGATCGCCGGGGTCCTGCAGCAGTTACGGGAGCGCCACGCCGAGTGGGTGCCAACTGATCAGGCTGCCGCCGCCGGTGATCGCGTGACGATTGACGTATCCGGTTATGCAAATGGCGAAGAAGTCGTGTCACAGGAGGACGTAGATTACGTTCTCGATCTAGAGGGCAGCACGCCCATACCGGGATTTGCGGAGAAGTTAGTCGGTGCCACCGCTGGTGAGACGCGCGAATTTCGGCTGGCGGTGCCGAGCGAGGACATGGCAGAGAAGCTCGCGGGGAAAGAGATCGATTTCACCGTCACGGTCAAAGACGTGAAGGCGAAGGATC from Chloroflexota bacterium encodes the following:
- the tig gene encoding trigger factor → MKVETEQLDQGEIALSFEVEDARVERAMDAAYRRVANRVDIAGFRRGKAPRPLVERVIGRESLMQEALNQLLPEVYEEALRETNIQAISEPEFDVESLSPFRAKATVLVQPNVALGAYESIKREPTSVTVSEDEIAGVLQQLRERHAEWVPTDQAAAAGDRVTIDVSGYANGEEVVSQEDVDYVLDLEGSTPIPGFAEKLVGATAGETREFRLAVPSEDMAEKLAGKEIDFTVTVKDVKAKDLPELDDYFAATVGTYKDLGELRADVERQLRERAEATAERSLRDEIVDEAVAMATVELSDKLIDYHAHRSWDRLGRDLDSRGLTIEQYARFRRMSEDDLRSEVRAESERTLRRDLVLRSIASAQQLDVSDEDVDAGVRAVLSADGADDRAIARALRSAEIRDRVRSTLRESRAVQWLVDHAVRESAPVPAGDPEEEGDRA